Genomic segment of bacterium:
ATCCTTGAAGATGTGGAGCTGCTGCAGCGACTCCAGGCGGTTTTCCTGCAGTTCTCCGAACTTCACGGCCTTCACCGAGAAGACTTCCCACGTTTTGCCCTTGTCGTCGTAGCCCGCAGCCCGAAGCCGCTCCACCTCGCTGACATCCGTCCGGTCTTCAGTGAAGACTGTTTGCAACTGCTCCCGGGAGCGGACCGTCGAGAGCCAGATCATCCAGGTCAGACTCCCCAAAATCAGAAACGCCACCAGCCCATCCCGGAGACCAACCAGCCATGGATACCGCCGCAACAGATCGACCGGCCCGTCATCAGCGGGCGGTTCGATCAGCGGAATCACATGGCGCTGGGTCTCTTCCATGCGGTGGTCTGACGCCTTCGCTCCCTCCTGCGGAGCATTCTAACGAGGCCCGGAGGCAGCGGCACCTCTGAGCTTATGTAGCTTAGGCAATAGGAGGGCCAGAATCAGCGGGACGTTCAGCAGTTGCTGGCCTCTTCCTGTGCCGGTACCCATGGGAAAGCCCCCACCGTTACGCGATGGGGGCTGGAAGGTGTCGTGGCGGGACTCCGTGGGACGTTGCTAGGCGGCGTAGCTCGCCATCGCCTGCTCTTCGGTGTCGTAAATCTGGAACACCTTATTCAGCCGGGTGAGCTGGAAGATGTTCTTGACCTCATCCTGAGGACCCCACATCCGCAAGTCGCCATTCTGGCGGGTCGCGAGTTTGAGGCCACTCACGAGCACCCCAAGGCCAGCGGAGTCGAGATAGGAGATGTCAGACAGGTTCACCAGGACGCGGTGATAGCCGGAGTTGATCTTCTCCATGAGGCGTTCTTTGAGGTCGGGAGCCGCCTTCGCATCGAGCTCGCCCTTGATATCGAAGATCAGGACGGTTTCGTGCTCACGGGTAGCGATGTCCATACGTACGAGTCCTCCTTGCAGGGTCCCTGACAGCACACAGCAGGCCAGCGCTACTGCAGCTTGAGTTGCGATCCGGTGGAGCCGCCCAACATGATCATCATGAAGAGCTCCCCGATGACCTCATCAGCGGTCTTGGGGACCGGCTGGCCGGTGGTCATCGTCTGGGCACCAGTCTCCGCGCTGGAAATCAGTTCCAGCTTGACCTGGTTCGCGCCACCGACCGCCTGACCGGACATGTTGGCCACGACTTTGGCGACAGGCAGCAGCGGAATAGTGTCGTGCAGATTGATGTGCACGTTACCTGCGCCGCCGGTGTCGCTGTAGTCCGCATGCCAGAACGGACTGTCATTAAATATCCCGGCCGGGACCTGCACTTTTTCCTTCCCGGTCCGCCAGTCGAAGGTGCCACTTGGTTCGGGAATCGTCGCGGGCTTCCCATCGGGAGTCATTTCCCCAACGGCGATGGCTGTTCCCTGCTTGGCGAGGTCTTTGAAAGAGACTTCATAGAGGGGCTGGCCCATGACCTGGAACTGAAATCGCTGCACCATGCTGGAAACAGGGTCCGGGCTGAGTTTCTGCACGCCATCGATGGCCTTTTTCCAGGCGGCATCATCGGTCTGGGTGGTCAGGAAGCGGAGGGTGAAACCACCAACGTAGGGCGCGATGGACTGCCCCATGCTCCCTCCCGGATTGGTGAAGTTCCACTCGTACCAGTACGCCCCCCCTTCTTCACCGGTCAGGGCGAGGCGGACATCCAGCTGGAGGGTCCCCTGCTGGCCGGCATCCCAGGTCAGACGATGAGTCGCCTGCTGCCCAACTTTCCATGCCTTGGTCTGCGGGAAGACCATCCCGGACTTCAGAGCATCAAAAATTCCGGCTTTCGTCGCCGGTTCGGCAGACACCGGACCGCCCAACAGGCTGATCAGCCCACTCAGGGCCAGGATCCCAGTCATCCGGGAAAGTGATCGCATGGTGTCAGACTCCTTTGGTACCTCGGCAGATGTCGTGCCCGCCGCCAACTGTCAGCGCGGGGCGTCAAGTATACGTTCCGCCCTGTCAGGTGGAACGTCCCTAAGACTCCATTACTGCCGCCGACGTTGAACCCTGAC
This window contains:
- the rsbV gene encoding Anti-sigma-B factor antagonist — protein: MDIATREHETVLIFDIKGELDAKAAPDLKERLMEKINSGYHRVLVNLSDISYLDSAGLGVLVSGLKLATRQNGDLRMWGPQDEVKNIFQLTRLNKVFQIYDTEEQAMASYAA